The following nucleotide sequence is from Stigmatopora nigra isolate UIUO_SnigA chromosome 20, RoL_Snig_1.1, whole genome shotgun sequence.
GGTGAAGCCGTAGCCCGCCCGGCCGCGCTCCACCTCCACGCGGCGCAGTTGGCCGGACGCCGCCGTATCCGGATCGGCGCCCTCCGGGAGCCGCATCTGGACCGCCGGCTCTAGGCTTTCGCCGACATCCTGCGGTCGGAGAAAAGGAACCAAATGATTGGCCGACGTCCTTTTGGCACATTGAACATGGGGATTTCCAAGCATTATTTAAGGACACCAAAGGACACCAGATGAATGATTGGCTGATGTCCCATGAATGGCTTCAGGGGGAAAGTTCATTTGATAGTAACAACCAAAGTAACACACCACCACAAAGTGAAATATGGTGTCGAAAATAATAAGTGGAAATGTAGGGGGAAAAATGTGGTTATCTGTAAAGGCTTACTGCACGGGGGTCGGGCGGGGGGTGGGGGCTTTAAAGCGGGGTGCCAGCTGGCTCACCCCTtaataaaaacacttaaatgaCAAGCAGACGTTTGGCATTGGTTGACTTTTTTCAAATATCAAATCTGAAAAGTCAACCACGGCAAAGAAGTTTTATGGTTTTCTCCTCAGTCGCCATTTTCGCGTCGCCAACGACACCCATTTTATTACTACCTTATTGTACACTACGCGACTACTTTTTTGCGCGTTACCTTAGTCGCTGTCGAGTGCTCCTAAAAGGATCATCATAAATGTCCCCCCAAGTCAGTCCAAACGGGTTCAAAAGTCCATATGTGACAATTTCACGTCTTGTTCCtattcttctttttgttttgtttagtttgtcCGGGGCAGTTATTCCAAACAATACACGGGGGTGGTGAATGAAGTGTCCTCCAAATGGCTCATAAACAAGCCCGCGGTGGTGCGCACGCGCAGCGACCTTCGAACAAAGCGGCATTGACGGTAGCCTTGACGACGCAGCAGCCTTCCCGCCCCCCCCTGAGCTTTTCCGTCTTTTCCCCGCGTTTGTCCAATCGGAGACGAGCTCTGCATTTGAACGGAGAAAAGCGATTCTATTGGCTGACCACGTCGGCATAGCGGAAGCAGGAAGCCCAGGCTTTTCGATAGTTGCAGGGTATTTGACTTAAATGGCCTTTTAATTCGAGGGAAACATTGAATTAAGGCATCTCCTACGAAAATGTGTCCGATGATTTGATTGTTTCACGAACGAACGTGCGACCTTTTGCGCACTGTATCCACTTCCGTGTAGTTGTTTAATTCATGTGGTGGCCAGCGTTTCCAgcgtttaatgttttttctccaacaaatgaaatgtttttgtcgAGAAATGACAAATAGGTGTTGTGTTGGAAATTGTAAGAACACGAACGCTACTACTGATATAGCCCTCGTGGCAGCTATGTAAATATGAACAGTCCAAAACTACATTTGTCAAACTATTTGCTTTAATGTTAAAGCGCCACAAACTAACGCCAGCgttctctcccccccccccccccccccccccccgtttccttttttttttttagaagacaGAATCTGAGGATGACGCGTTTGGAGCGGCCAGTTGGTTCTTGTGAGCCGCCGTGGACGGAAGGATCATCTTCTCCAGAAGGTTCATCATGCGCTCCTGCAGTTGCATGCACTGGACCTGCAGCAGGTTCTGCTGGTGCAAGGCCCGCCGGACCTCCCGGCACGTGTCCTCCACGGCCCGGTTGGAGCGTTTCTGTTGCCGCAGCATGGCCTGCATCAGCTGCAGCTTGCGCCGCTTGGTGGACGCCCCACTCCGGCCTCTCTTCTGCTTCCTGGCAACGGCGTGAGAGCTGCAGGTGAGAAGACCGGTCACTCCAAATGTGCTGGAATGTGCTGGCCTTCTGGCCCTCCCATCCCGCTAAATTATTAAGACGGCATTGCGGAAGGAAGGCTTACCGCTGGCCGGAGCCCGCCGCGGGCTCGCTGTCCGAGCTCCCGGAGTCCGACTCCTGCTTGATCTCCATTTCGTCCGAGGAGCCCGCGTACTCGGGCAGGAAGCCCGCGGGCGCCTCGTCCGACGGGGCCGAGGGCTGGCCCGGGTCGGGCCGCCAGGAAGTCCCGGCGCCGCTGGGGGGGCGGGGCTCGGCCCAGCTCCCCGgcccccccgccgccgccggcggcgTCGCCGCCACGTTGGCCACGTTGGCCACGTTGGCCACCGGCGGCTTGGCCAGGATCTTCTCGATGAACTTGTAGTAAGGCCAGTCGGGCGCCTCGCCGCTCTCGGCGGCCACGGACTTGAGTCGCCTGCGGGCGGACAAAAGAGTGAGCGGCGCTCGGAGAAGGACGGCCGGCGCCCGGGGTTGTCCCTGGGTTGTCCCCGGGTTGTCTCTCGCCTGTACTGGAAGGACATGTTGGTGATCTTCATCTTGATCTCCTCCTTGAAACGCTGCTCGCCCGTCAGCTGGAAGAAGCGCTGCGACATCCTCTCGTAGACCTTGGCGTTCCTTTTGCTGGTCTTCAGCTGCTGGTGGTTCTCCTCCCAGACGTAGAGCAGGGCCTTCATTTCGCCGTCGGTCCAGTTGGGGGCCCGCCGGTGCTTCTCGCCCTGCGAGCTCGGCAGGAGATAGCCAAAATCGTCCCCGCCCGCCGCCATTTGGGCACCTTAAAAATGGCGTGGATTTGAAAGGCTTTTACGGGCGCAAGCAGGCGGCTTTGGCGGCTGCGGCCGGCTTTTGCACCTCCCCCttcatccctccctccctccctccctcccggccGCGCTCAAAATGGGGCCCGAAGGGGACGAGGAATCCAGTTAAAAGCTTTTAGCACCGGCTGATGTCACGGTTGCCCCGGCGACGGCTGGGGGGGGACGgccctcccccctccccgtgACCACGCCCCGCCGTTCGCCCTTGCGTCCCGCCTCATAAAAAGCTTTTAGCTGAAAGGCGGCAGTGCGAGCGGTCGCCACTGCGCAAATGCCggcgggggagggggagggggaggggaggCCTTTTGTTTATCTACACCCGGGCTTTAAAAGCCATTTTGCTCTCGTAACTCAGAGTTAGGCCCGTGAGAAAGGCTTAAAATGTGTCCCAGCGTCCATATTTTGAAGCAATGTGTATGTGCTGTACATCCTTCCATCCACCAATTGACCACTAAGTGCCATTTCTGCAGGCTTTTCGGGGTATTTCTAAATAGCCAGCTCATCCATTAGCGCAGCACAACATTTCTACCTAAAACGGGATTTAAATAGACGCAACAAAAAGCTGTTACGATCGGGCAGGCTGTCACCATCCACGCGGAAAGAAGTGTTGAGGCCACTGGCTCATTTGTACTTCTTGTCGCAGGCTTTAAACGGGACGTCGTCCAGACTGTTAATCCAGGAGACAGACTAATCTACAGATAAAGCCAAGGGCCGCCGATGGGATGGATCCTTGCCGTTT
It contains:
- the msantd1 gene encoding myb/SANT-like DNA-binding domain-containing protein 1, translated to MAAGGDDFGYLLPSSQGEKHRRAPNWTDGEMKALLYVWEENHQQLKTSKRNAKVYERMSQRFFQLTGEQRFKEEIKMKITNMSFQYRRLKSVAAESGEAPDWPYYKFIEKILAKPPVANVANVANVAATPPAAAGGPGSWAEPRPPSGAGTSWRPDPGQPSAPSDEAPAGFLPEYAGSSDEMEIKQESDSGSSDSEPAAGSGQRSHAVARKQKRGRSGASTKRRKLQLMQAMLRQQKRSNRAVEDTCREVRRALHQQNLLQVQCMQLQERMMNLLEKMILPSTAAHKNQLAAPNASSSDSVF